ATTGGGGTTGGGTAGGTTTTTCAACCTGCTTATGTTGATTACTATTAAAGTTTGTAAAGAAGACGATATGCACCTATTAGAAGGCTGTTGTTTGTTGTTGGGCGGTGTTGCATTAACCCATCCAGTTTATGGTTGAATAAAATGTATGATTGTATTGTGTGAACCCAGGACGTGACTTCATTCAGGATCCAGGTTAAACCTCTTGTGTGAATGCAGTCAATACActgttgttctgacccagctccccaaacacgacaaaccctctgtagttaaatTGATTATTCTATTAGGAGTGCCAGCCGCCCTggcaaaaagtctctctctcaaCGCAGGCTAACgtctgtctggcagggagatgaatggtttactggactactgcaacgtgctctacatggggcagcccttgaagagcattcggtgacttcagcttgtccagaatgcagccgcgcgagcgatcgtgggtgcacctcggttcacccacgtaacacctatcctccgcaagctgcactggctgcgtattggtctccggatacgcttcaaggcgctagtcgtcacttataaagccctttatggtattggacctgggtacttgagagaccgcctgctgccaattacctccaccagaccgattagatcgcacagattaggtctcctccgaattccatccgccggccagtgtcgactggcgactacccggaggagagccttctctgtggctgctccgaccctctggaacgagctccccatggagattcgaaccctcaccaccctccaggccttccgcaaagcccttaaaacctggctgttcagacaggcctggggttaaagaactattgcccccgtctcaaattggtatgactgttgtgtattttaaattatgtattgcttttgtgtcattttaattttctgtttgtatcccccttccctggttgagttgtgagccgccctgagtccccttcgggggaaaagagcagcatataaataaaatcaacaacatGGTTGTCTGTCACATcaattcatctctgccccctgcctttgattccccagagctagggtgaggctttgctagcagcagtggctctttcctcccaaggaccagcccacagatttccattgctctcctttcctctgccttctgtgcatctgcgCATCAGGCACTGGAGACAGcggttcctcctcttcctcatcagccacctccagactttcatctgagggctgacggacggcccagactctgcctctgtctctgccaactccattccctcttccccctcggagctcccaggtTCCCttgatgcctcctcctcctctgctttgGCTACTGGGAGGGCCAGCGGCCGACAGATAACAACTGTGTCCCCAAGAACTTAAGTTAAATGAGTTAATTTTTAACCTTGCAATGCTTGACTTTGAATGTTGGTGGCAGCAGGTTGCTGTCCAAGTGGGTCGGAATGATCCTTTTGCAGGAAAGGCGATCCAGTTGATCCAGTTTGGAAAGGTCTCCAAATTCAATTGGAGAAGTCAAAGCCACTTTGGATGCATAGATGTGTGTGAGGATTTCCGCCAGCCAGTGCGTTCCTAacaggggagagaagggagagaggcatTGGATTGGCAGAGTGTCAAACCGGGACAGGAgtccccctagagtggggtgggaatggagattttgcagtatccttgcccctagagtggggagggaatggggattttgcaatatccttccccctagagtggggtgggaatggagattttgcagtatccttccccctagagtggagagggaatggccTTCCCcctagagtggagagggaatggggattttgcaatatccttcccctggagtggggagggaatggagcagtggtggatttcaaatcccgttccaattGGTACGCCTGGAACGCGCCCGCCGGCGTCCTCatagaagcgcagaagccttaaaacacaggtaaggagctcgggcgggagggtgggccctgcggagcaccgtaccggaatggtatccggtgctccgggctggctccggtacgcccgtaccagggcatactgcttgcaacccaccactggaatggagattttgcagtccccttcccccaggagtgaggtggaaatggggattttgcagtatcccctgccacgcccaccaagccacacccacagaaccagtagtaaaaaaaatgtgaatttcaacACTGTCCTTGACATACGACAGGTCaaagttcagagttacaacagacCCCTGAAAAGCTACATATGACCCAGGTTTAAAGTACTGACATTGCCCCTCACCCTGAAGTCACTTGACCACTGTAGGAAAAGGAATGATGGTACTTGCgggcagagttaaaagagggatcaaccAAGAATCTCTACGTAGCCACAAGTGAATTAAGTCCTCCCCCCACTTGAATTCTATTGACTTCTATTTAAGTCCTAGCAGGTGCTGACATTAGTTGAGAATGTTTCTGTGCATAGGCAtgattatgagccgaggtggcgcagtggttagggtgcagtactgcaggccacttcagctgactgttatctgcagttcagcagttctaatctcaccggctcaaggttgactcagccttccatccttctgaggtgggtgaaatgaggacccagactgtgggggcgatatgctgactctgtaaaccgcttagagagggctgaaagccctatgaagcggtttataagtctaactgctattgctattgctattgctatgattagCAATAAACcaatttaattggaccttcaGGTGTGGATCTGATCTTCTGAGCCTAACATCTACGTTTCGGGTGCTTAGGAACCGACCCAAACTTAGAGCCATTTACATTtcctggtgatcacatgaccactattTCTAACATTTTTGCCAGCACCAAATGTTTACTTCCATTTTCTGGAACGTTCGAAGAAGGCTCCAAGTTCTTGACTGCAAAACCACAAATAaacctatttttttctgttttggacaATATTCGATATCAAGGTGAAGAAGGAGagctgcaaaagttggcttgaaactcaacattaagaaaactaagaccatggcatccagccctctcaattcctggaaaatagatggggaagaattggaggtagtggcagattttattttcctgggctccaagatcactgcagatgggaactgcagccaagaaatcaaaagaggcttgctcctggggaggaaagctatggcaaatctagacagtatCCTAaagagcagagacatcaccctgccatcAAAAGTGCctatatggttttcccagttgcaatgtatggctgtgaaagttggaccacaagaaaggctgagcaccaaagaatggaggcctttgaactctggtgctggagaagactcctgtgagtcccttggactgcaaggcgatccaacaggtcagtcctaaaggagatcaaccctgactgctctttagaaggccagatcctgaagatgaaactcaaatcctttggccacctaatgagaaggaaggactccttggagaagagcctcatgccgggaacaatggagggcaaaagaagaaggggacaacagagaaggaggtggctggatggagtcaccaaagcagtcggcgtgagcttgaatggactccagaggatggtagaggacaggaaggcctggaggaacgttgtccatgggggggtcacaatgggtcagacacaactaacaacaacacaataTCCAGTAGTCACAAAAACTAACCAATTGGATTGGATTCACATGATGGGCTATGCACTTAGAAAACCAACCATCTAAGTAATATCTAAACCAACATAGCTTAGTTTATCGTGTGCATGAATGCATTTCCCAAGCCTTTAATCTGGTTAGTTGCATTTGTTGCATTTCTTATTCTACAGAATTTCTCACCCATCTTACGACAATACTGAACGAATTCAGCCGACTGAATTCTTGCACGCAATCTTTTTCTCATTCGTTTAACTGAATAACCAATTCTCTTCCAGCCGAAATTCCACACGAACGCTTACCAGATTTGGGGTAGGAAACCAACAGAATATCGTCCTCTCTAGCATCAAAGGAAACCAAAGAATTTAAAAGCTCCGGCGAGGATCTTGTCGTAAACCTGATGCCGTTGAAAGTGTGCGTGAGTTTCTCTTCGCTCCACGACATTTGTAATAGAATCAGCAGCTACCACTGCAAAGAGACAGTCAAAAGAAGATCCTTGCAGACCAGATAGttaaaactgaccaaggagagcaTCAGAAAAGACATATATATATGCACTTTGGACAatccttttctaaaaaaaaaaaagtatttggagGATAATCTTTATGGATGACTCTACCTGTAAAGCAATATAAAGGTTATCCAGATAAGCTGGGCTTgcaaaaacaaataaaccaagAAATGTGGTTCACACGATGCTTGGCCTCTGGAGATAAGGAGGCCAGAGAATccacaactggaaaaaaaaaaattcctcagaCTTGTAACTCAAGCAGGGTGTGCAGGGAACTGATTAACGAAGTGTGACCTTAGCGCAAGGGCCGTGTCAGTTCAGGAGCTGAGTTCCTAATGAACCAGTGTAGCACGTGAGTGTCAGAAACACCCTGTGTCTGGTTGCAAAATTCCATCACTGAAGGGCTGATAAGTGGATGGAAATATCCtgcttcctcaaaaataagacctccccggataataagcccaatcaggctttcgagtgcatgcgctgaaataagccctccaccgAAAATACGGaaaagtatttttcagagtataagacgcaccagagtataagacatgccaagattttgaagaggttaaatttaaaaaaaaagtttttgcactccgcagacctcccaaaaacggcccgttttttgtcaaaaaaagggcatgcatagcctttaggaggcttgtagagtgcttctggtggCTAGGGAGAGGGATTgggggggaaacgagcaaaaaacagcctgtttttcgcaaaaacgggcccgttttttgtaaaaaaaagggcatgcatatctgttaggaggcttatagagtgctcctgtgggcttggggggggagcaaaaaacagcctgtttttcactcatttttgccctccccagcccccaggagcactctggaagcctcctaaaggctgtgcagggccatttttgcaaagggggcagggtttcaggaggtcaaaaatgctgtattcagtgtataagacaatccagattttcaccctcttttttgagggaaaaaggtgcgtcgtATCCTCTTAAAAATACagtaagccctccccgaaaatattgcaagagAGCTGCaggcatgaggtgaccatgctcgctgcctcctgcacctcaaaaataataagacctccctgaaaataaggtcaagtgcttatttcaggggacggggtcaaaagaaaataagaccctgtcttatttttggggaaaacacagtagtacTGTTTTCTCTCTTGTATATGCCGTGTGTGTGCTTGATGCGcgatgcacgcatgtgcacagtgcgattaaaattgttctgtgcctgcgcagaacaaaaaacaagatggcggagcCTACGGTGCCAACTGGAGAACTCGtccgggggtgtggcaggcctgggtcgctgccagttccagcggcCCAGGACTCCAAggcactaccagttcggctaaaacggtccgaactggtaggaactcaccactgagttggaaggctgagccaacctagagccggtcaggatcgaactccgggcagtgggcagagtcagccttcaataccacattctaaccacagcACTACCATCGCTCTAATGCTTGGGATTttagaaacctttaaaaaaatcatcacctCTTAAGAATTTTAAGAGATATTAAGAAATATGAGTAGTAgctaagactttttttttaatgaaacccaCAAAACCAATTTTTCTCCTGTTCTTCTTCCAGGAGGTTTCAGGACAGGGATGGGTAGTTGCACAAGGGAGCCATACTTCACCTTCTTAGAGACTGCTGGGGGCTGGTTAATGATGGTATGGGGATCTCCAGATGtccagaatggggggggggatgggcctGTTTGGGAGTGTACTCAGGAGGTGAGCATAGGTTAATGACCAATGCAAACTCGACCTGCAACATCGCGTGGGCTATCTCACAATGCAAATTCAAAAGGCGGAGCTTGCACGATGATATCACAATGCATATTTTATCAGGTTGGCCTCATTGTGGGGAAAGACAGGTGCCCCTTAAAATGGACGAACGACACCTGGTTTTCCCCCCAAACTCTCCAGCACAGGATATCCCCTACACAACAACAAAGCCTTCCCACTCCTCGGTGCTCTGGGGATAGCAGAAGAGGCAAGTGGGGTGAAAAATGGGGAGTCAGGGATATCAAGGAAGTCgactagatttagattttagatttagattttatttgtgatttataggccgcccttttccctgaggggactcagggcagctcacaattcatgggagggggagtgcaagacaaaacataagacaatacgtgaataagaaaaaagtaaagcaataaaacacaactttcattcaacattcgggtgggggcgaattagaatcttatccccaggcctgacgggatagccagatcttaagggctgtgcggaaggtctggacggtggtgagggtgcgaatctccacggggagatcgttccaaagggtcggagctgctactgagaaggctctcctccgcgtagtcgccagtcggcactgactggcggatggaactcggaggaggcctaatctgtgcgatctaataggtcgaagggaggtaatcggcaggaggcggtctctcaagtactcagatccactaccatggagggctttatggatggtaagtagcaccttgaagcgcacccggagatcaacaggtagccagcgcagctcgcggaggataggtgttatgtgggcgaaccgcggtgcgcccacgatcactcgcgtggccgcattctggactagctgaagtcgccgatgctcttcaagggcagccccatgtag
Above is a genomic segment from Thamnophis elegans isolate rThaEle1 unplaced genomic scaffold, rThaEle1.pri scaffold_413_arrow_ctg1, whole genome shotgun sequence containing:
- the LOC116523532 gene encoding sulfotransferase 1E1-like gives rise to the protein MSWSEEKLTHTFNGIRFTTRSSPELLNSLVSFDAREDDILLVSYPKSGTHWLAEILTHIYASKVALTSPIEFGDLSKLDQLDRLSCKRIIPTHLDSNLLPPTFKVKHCK